One Phaseolus vulgaris cultivar G19833 chromosome 2, P. vulgaris v2.0, whole genome shotgun sequence DNA window includes the following coding sequences:
- the LOC137809377 gene encoding ethylene-responsive transcription factor ERN2-like: MANKRKRWECEGGEKNSEEGNTEWEKLREEAASMAAAILRARRANKRYIGVRQRPSGRWVAEIKDTIQNIRLWLGTYDNAEDAARAYDAAARLLRGANTRTNFFPSQYSPSVSALPPKIAKLLLVRLKARNFASSCRVTSPLPSNHYDQETKVEPQPEPEHESQPEPEPILYLQTEEPHYGNFVDMKGNGIVEESYYGASYGSYDITTCDHSCGTHEETSNQKCSGEDFSFGYNFGDHVYDENKHIVSGKGELEACDFQFLDCAGSLSYSFSPFEIAEEMVGAIEEYSYYDVDDSSLGRETFRMKYERKFSACLYTLTGVSECLRLQVGPENGKEFEGFLGC, translated from the coding sequence ATGGCAAACAAGAGAAAAAGATGGGAATGTGAAGGAGGAGAAAAGAACAGTGAAGAAGGTAACACTGAATGGGAAAAACTAAGGGAAGAAGCAGCTTCAATGGCTGCTGCTATACTTAGAGCTAGAAGAGCTAACAAACGTTACATTGGGGTGAGACAAAGACCCTCAGGGCGATGGGTGGCTGAAATCAAAGACACCATACAGAACATTAGACTTTGGTTAGGCACTTACGACAATGCTGAAGATGCTGCAAGAGCTTATGATGCTGCAGCACGTTTGCTTCGTGGTGCCAACACTCGCACTAACTTTTTTCCATCCCAATATTCTCCTTCTGTTTCTGCTCTTCCTCCAAAAATTGCCAAACTCCTCCTTGTTAGGCTCAAAGCTAGAAACTTTGCCTCTTCATGTAGGGTTACCTCTCCTCTTCCCAGTAACCACTATGATCAAGAAACCAAAGTAGAACCTCAACCTGAACCAGAACATGAATCTCAGCCTGAACCAGAACCTATATTATATCTCCAAACAGAAGAACCCCACTACGGGAATTTTGTAGATATGAAAGGAAATGGGATTGTTGAAGAAAGTTATTATGGTGCTAGTTATGGTTCTTATGACATAACTACTTGTGACCATAGCTGCGGAACTCATGAAGAAACTTCTAACCAAAAGTGTAGCGGGGAAGATTTCAGCTTCGGGTATAATTTTGGTGATCATGTTTATGATGAAAACAAGCACATTGTGAGTGGTAAAGGAGAGTTGGAAGCTTGTGATTTTCAGTTTTTGGACTGTGCTGGATCACTGAGTTACTCTTTTTCTCCATTTGAGATAGCAGAAGAGATGGTGGGAGCGATAGAGGAATACAGTTATTACGATGTTGATGATTCATCCTTAGGTAGAGAAACTTTCAGGATGAAGTATGAACGTAAATTCTCGGCTTGTCTTTACACCTTAACCGGAGTGTCTGAGTGTTTGAGGCTACAAGTTGGACCAGAAAATGGAAAGGAATTCGAAGGTTTTTTAGGATGCTAA